Proteins encoded in a region of the Desulfolucanica intricata genome:
- a CDS encoding glycine betaine ABC transporter substrate-binding protein — MQTFKGKFLVFLVAAMSLILVLSGCGSSGQDQTKDPKSDPIRIGVFNWAENIAVCNLWKIVLEEQGYNVELVDGEKVILYQGVAQGNLDLALEVWLPDTDEPFWEKYQENWEQLGYWYEGTGLGLVVPTYVDVNSIEELNANKDKFLKGGNPAIIGIESGASLMRMTEEAIEEYGLEYRLMEGSETAMMATLKSAYDANEPVLVTLWNPHWAFADYDLKYLEDPKKVYGDEEKIYSVAHKGFSEEYPTVARWLNQWKMDDQSLGSLMAVINETGDPAEGASIWLEDNRDLVNEWLK, encoded by the coding sequence TTGCAAACATTTAAGGGAAAGTTTTTAGTTTTTTTGGTGGCGGCTATGTCTCTGATCCTGGTATTATCCGGTTGTGGATCATCCGGTCAGGATCAAACGAAGGATCCTAAGAGTGATCCAATCCGCATTGGAGTTTTTAACTGGGCGGAAAACATTGCTGTATGCAACTTGTGGAAAATTGTTTTAGAGGAACAAGGATATAATGTAGAGTTAGTTGACGGTGAAAAAGTTATACTTTATCAAGGTGTAGCACAAGGCAACCTGGACCTAGCGCTTGAGGTATGGCTGCCTGACACAGATGAACCCTTTTGGGAAAAATATCAGGAGAATTGGGAACAACTTGGTTACTGGTATGAAGGAACAGGACTTGGCCTTGTAGTACCTACTTACGTAGATGTAAACAGCATTGAAGAATTAAATGCCAACAAAGATAAGTTTTTAAAGGGTGGAAATCCTGCTATCATCGGCATTGAATCAGGTGCCAGCCTTATGCGCATGACAGAAGAAGCTATCGAAGAATACGGTCTTGAGTACAGGCTGATGGAAGGATCTGAAACAGCAATGATGGCTACCTTAAAAAGTGCTTATGATGCAAATGAACCTGTTTTAGTTACCCTCTGGAATCCACACTGGGCTTTTGCCGATTATGATCTGAAATATCTTGAGGATCCTAAAAAGGTGTATGGAGATGAAGAGAAGATTTATAGTGTGGCCCATAAAGGTTTCAGCGAAGAGTATCCCACTGTTGCCCGCTGGTTAAATCAGTGGAAGATGGATGATCAAAGTCTAGGCAGTCTAATGGCCGTTATTAACGAAACAGGTGACCCTGCTGAGGGGGCAAGTATTTGGCTTGAAGATAACCGTGACCTTGTTAATGAATGGTTAAAATAA
- the larE gene encoding ATP-dependent sacrificial sulfur transferase LarE — protein sequence MINNQKYLDLICCLKKLEKVVLAFSGGVDSTFLLKVAQEALGDNLKAVTIQAPYIPKWELEEAKQLVAELGVAFEMSEAPIIDEIRNNPEDRCYLCKKAVFSQIKAIAEREGYPYVIDGTNFDDLGDYRPGLKALRELNIKSPLLECQLSKQQIRILSKELGLSTWDKPPYACLLTRIPYGTELKEEDFAKIEKAEKFMMDRGFRAVRVRCHDNLARIEVDKKDKGKLFNEQLLEEISDQLKKFGFKYVTLDLEGYRVGSFNETIGNK from the coding sequence ATGATAAATAATCAAAAATATTTAGATCTGATTTGTTGCTTGAAAAAGTTGGAAAAGGTTGTTTTGGCTTTTTCCGGGGGAGTAGACAGCACGTTCTTACTTAAAGTTGCCCAAGAAGCCTTAGGCGACAACCTTAAGGCAGTGACCATACAAGCTCCCTATATTCCCAAATGGGAACTTGAAGAGGCTAAGCAATTAGTGGCAGAGCTGGGTGTAGCCTTTGAAATGTCAGAGGCGCCTATTATTGATGAAATTAGAAACAACCCTGAAGACAGGTGTTATCTATGTAAGAAGGCGGTATTTAGTCAGATCAAAGCCATTGCAGAGAGAGAAGGTTATCCTTATGTTATTGATGGCACCAATTTTGATGATTTAGGTGACTATAGACCGGGGTTAAAAGCGCTGAGGGAGCTGAATATAAAAAGTCCTTTATTAGAGTGTCAATTGAGTAAACAACAGATAAGAATTTTATCTAAAGAACTTGGACTTAGCACTTGGGATAAACCACCCTATGCCTGTTTGTTGACAAGAATACCCTATGGCACTGAACTGAAAGAAGAAGATTTCGCCAAAATAGAAAAAGCGGAAAAGTTTATGATGGATAGAGGATTCCGGGCGGTTCGAGTGAGATGCCACGACAATCTGGCAAGAATTGAAGTGGATAAAAAGGATAAAGGTAAATTATTTAATGAACAACTTCTTGAGGAAATATCCGATCAGCTTAAGAAATTTGGCTTTAAGTATGTAACTTTAGATTTAGAAGGATATAGGGTCGGCAGCTTTAACGAGACAATAGGAAACAAATAG